The region AAAAAAACTCGCGTATTCTCAACCAGTATCAGGCCACGGTCAACCGTGCTGCATCAATGTGGAATAACCGAGCAAAATTTTCGGTAGTGGTGGATGCCAGTTGTTCGAGACTGACATTTTTGAGTACAGCCAGATATTCAGCCACATCACGCACGTAGGCGGGCTGATTTTCCTTGCCGCGATAGGGAACCGGCGCCAGCCACGGGGAATCGGTTTCAATCAGCAGCCGGTCCAGCGGCACGTAGCGCGCGACGTCGCGCAATGCGTCCGCATTACGGAAAGTTACGATCCCGGAAAAGGAAATATAGAACCCCAAATCCAGCAGTTTCTCCGCCGTTTCCCGATCTTCGGTAAAACAGTGCAGCACACCGCCGCATTCGTCCGCTTTTTCTTCGCGCAGAATGGCAAGCGTATCTTCACGGGCGGAACGAGTATGCACAATCACCGGCTTATTCAGCGCTCGGCCAACGCGGATGTGCTCGCGAAACGATGCCTGCTGCTGCGGGATGGTGTCTTGCTGATAATAGTAATCCAGCCCGGTTTCCCCTAAAGCGACAACCGACGGTAAGGCCGCCAGCGTGCGTAGCTCGGCGAAATCGTACGGCTCTTCCTGGCTGAGCGGGTGTACGCCGCAGGAAAACGCCACATTGTCGCGCTCGCCGATCAATTCGGTCATAGCGCGGAATCCCGGTAAGGTGGTCGCCACCGCCAGAAAAAAGCCCACCTCACGCTCACGGGCCTTGCTCAGCACGTCAGACACGTCTTTGTGCAGCGACTGATAATCCAAACCATCAAGATGGCAGTGGGAATCAACTAACAACATAATCAAGGGTATCCGGTATTCAGGAAAAAGACGACGACACCGGCAGCGTCGGAGACGACAACAGGCTCTCCCACGCCAGCAACAGTTCCGTCAATAACAATTCGCGGTTAACGCCCGTCACCGACAGCAACTGGTGACGACAGTGCAGCCAGCGCCGCAAGCCATAGTGCAGGCGAGCATCGCCAAGTTGTGACGCCAGTTGCGCCACCAGCGCCGCCTGATCCTGGTTGGTCCGCTGATCCGCAGCCTGATGGCGCCATTTCAGGGCATCCAGAAACAGTGTGCTCACCCAGTGGATACGGCGATCGGCGTCATCATGATTGAACACGGGCAACAGCGCCAGCGCATCACCGGACTGCAGGCTCTGCCCCAGCTGCTGGCAAACGGCCTGACGCGCCTTCCAGTTGTCCGGCTGCAACAATGCTTCAGCAACCAGCGGCGCCCCCGCGGCCAGACGCAACGCGGTCTGCAGCGCCAGCCCATCATGGTGCCCGCGCCCACGCAGCCATTGCATCCCTTGCGGCTCAGCCGGCACATCCAGGTACCAATGCAGGCAGCGACTGCGCAGCGTCGCCAGCAACCGTCCCGGTTCGCGGCATCCCAGCAGAAAATAGGTTTGCGCCGGCGGCTCCTCCAGCGTTTTCAGCAGCGCGTTGGCCGCCGCTTCGGTCAGGCTTTCCGCCTGCGGTAGCCAAACCACTTTCGCACCGCCCTGCCGCGAACGCTGGTACACCGGCTCCAGCACATCACGCACCGCGTCAACCCCCAGGCTGTGCTTGCCTTTTTCCGGGCTGAGGGTATGCCAGTCCGGATGGGTGCCGGCGCTCATCAACTCACAGGAATGGCAGCGGCCGCAGCTCTTTGCGCCATCCGGCTGCCGGCACAGCAGCCAGCGGCTGAATGCGTACACCAGCGAGGCGTCGCCCATGCCGTCGATGGCGTGCAACAACAGCGCGTGGTGACCACGCTCCGCCTGATGCGACGCCAACAGCTGGCGGTAAGGCGCATTCAGCCAGGGATACCACTCCATCAGTCGTTCACTCCCCTCGCTCGTTCAGTTGCTGTAACCAGTCAGACAAGGCCTGACGGATGTCGGCGTTGACCTGCTCCAAGTCTCGGGATGCATCAATCGTCACGATAGAGGCGTCGGCCGCCGCCAGTTGCTGATAGCGGGCGCGGGTACGTTCGAAAAACGCCAGCGACTCCTGCTCAATACGATCCAGCGCGCCACGCTGGCGGGCGCGTTTAAGCCCCAACTCAGGCGGAATATCCAGATACAGCGTCAAATCGGGACGGAAATCGCCCAGCACGGTATCCCGCAGCGAGGTCATCAACTGCTCATCGATACCCCGGCCGCCACCCTGATAGGCCTGAGAAGAGAGATCGTGCCGATCGCCCACCACCCACGCGCCGCGGGCCAGCGCAGGACGAATCACGTTCTCCACCAGTTGCACCCGCGCCGCATACAGCATCAGCAATTCGGCCTTATCCGTCAGCGTTTCATTCGCCACGCCCTGCTTGATCAACTCGCGCAGTGTTTCTGCCAGCGGCGTGCCGCCGGGTTCACGGGTAAACACGATGTCATCAATGCCGAATGTCCGTAGCGTTTCCACCACCACCGCATGAGCGCTGGTCTTACCCGCGCCTTCCAGGCCTTCAATTACGATAAATTTACTGTTCATTCTTTTCCTTTCCGGCGGCAGCCTGCGCGGAACGATACGCCTGCACGGCGCGGTTATGATCGTTCAGATTGGTGGTAAATTTGTGTCCACCCTTGCCGTCGGCCACAAAATAGAGATAGCCGGTTTTGGCCGGATGCGCGGCTGCTTCGAGGGACGCCTTGCCCGGCATGGCAATCGGCGTGGGCGGCAATCCGCTGATGACGTAGGTATTGTACGGCGTGGGAGCCTCCAGCGCACTGCGGGTAATCACGCCGTTATAGCTGTCCCCCATGCCGTAGATCACCGTCGGGTCGGTCTGCAACCGCATACCGACGCGCAGGCGATTGATAAATACCGAGGCCACCAGCGGCCGCTCTTCATTAATCGCGGTTTCTTTCTCAATCAACGACGCCATCACTAGCAGGTCGTCCGGGGTTTTGTAGGGTAACCCTTCATCCCGCCCCTGCCAGACGTCATTGAGCATTTTCGTCATCCGCTGCTGCGCGCGCTGTAGGATAGACCTGTCGCTCATGCCCGCCGTGTGCAGATACGTATCCGGATAAAACCAGCCTTCTGGATTGGCTTTGTCTTTCAACCCCATCGCCTCGGCGATTTCCTGCGGTGTTTTATCATCCAGCGAGTGCTTGAGATAAGGTGCCGACTTCAGCGTTTCCTGCCAGTCTTTCAGGCGCGAACCTTCGACAAAGCGCAGCGAAAACTGCGCTTCTTTGCCGCTGGCCAGCAGCACCAGCATGTCGCGCACCGTCATCGCAGGCATCAACCGGTAGGTTCCCGCCTTAAACGCCGCCAGTTCTGGCTCCAGATGCAGCAACCAGGGGAACCAACCGCTGGCGCCAATAATCTGTTGTTCTACCAGCAGCTCTTTTAAACCTTCACGATTGGTGCCGGAAGGGAGAGTAAAAATGGTTTCCTGTTTAATAGCCAGCGGTGAATCGGCAAAGTGCTGTATCTGTTTCCACAGCCCCCAGGCAACGATTGCCAGCAGAACAATAATCCCAAGACCCCGTTTTATTCTCTTCATAACACATCATGACTCACAGTTAGGGCTCAGAAAGTCGTACAACTCTCGTGAGCGATAACACCAGATATGCGCCTGGTTAACGGGTATCACCGGCATCAACGCATTGCACACCAGTACTTCGTCCGCGTCCGCCAGCGTTTCCAGTGGTTCGGTCACCACATGCAATTCATACGCCGATGCCGACAACAGCGCCATAATATGCCGCCGCGCGACGCCGTCAACGCCGGCAAGCGAGACATCCGGCGTGAAAACCCGCGTTCCCTTGCGCCAGAATAAATTAGCCGCACAGCATTCCACCAGCGCCCCGGAGGTGTCAAGCACCAGCGCCTCATCAGCGCCGGACTGTTCAAGATGCATGCGGATGAACACCTGCTCCAGCCGGTTCAGATGTTTTATCCCCGCCAGCCAGGCGCTCTGCGCCAGCGAAACCGGGCTAAGCGCCAGCCGGATGCCATCCTGACGCCAGTTAACATAATGTTGCGGATACGCCGCCTGCATCACAATGCGTACCGGTTTGTGGCATCCTGCCGGGCTGTAGCCGCGCCCGCCGTTGCCCCGACTGATAATGGCTTTCACCACGCCGTCAATTCGGCCCCCGGCGGCCTGCTGCATCTCATCGCTCAGTTGCTGCCAGTCAGGGTCGGGCAACAACAGTTTTTCCGCCGCCTGCTGCAACCGCCGAATATGTCTCTCCAGCCAGACAATCCGGCCGTTCACAACCCTGGCCGTGGTGAAACAGCCGTCGCCAAACTGTACGCTGCGATCCGATACCGGCAGGCATTGCTCCGCTTTTCCGTCAATCCACCACATATTTGTCCCCTCGACCAGGATGCAAGCCTGTCAGTCGTCTGCGCGTCCGGCAAGCGGCACTATCCGATTTTCAGTCAGCCGATTTTCAGTCAGGCAAAAAAAAGCCCGGCAGAACCGGGCTCTTCATTAAAACATCACATCAGACTTTGCGAAACACCAAGGAACCGTTGGTGCCGCCGAAACCAAAGGAGTTACACAACGTGTATTCCATATTGGTCACCTGACGCGCCTCGTGCGCCACGAAATCCAGATCGCAGCCTTCATCCGGGTTATCCAGATTGATCGTCGGCGGAACTGCCTTATCGCGCAACGCCAGAAGACAGAAGATCGACTCCACCGCACCCGCCGCACCCAACAGGTGACCGATCATGGATTTGGTCGAACTAACCAGCACGCGGGTATCCGCACCGAACACCGACTTCACCGCCTGTGCTTCGGCTTTATCACCCGCCGCCGTAGACGTACCGTGCGCGTTGATATAACCCACCTGTTCCGTGGTAATACCTGCATCACGCAAGGCATTCTCCATCGCCAGCGCCGCGCCGGCGCCACTTTCCGGCGGAGAAGTCATGTGGTAGGCGTCGCTGCTCATGCCAAAACCGACGATTTCAGCGTAGATTTTCGCTCCGCGCTTTTTGGCATGCTCATACTCTTCCAGCACCAGAATACCGGCGCCGTCGCCCAGCACGAAGCCATCGCGATCTTTGTCCCACGGGCGGCTTGCCGCCTGCGGGTTATCGTTGCGGGTCGACAAGGCGCGCGCCGCGCCGAATCCGCCAACGCCCAGCGGCGTACTGGCCTTTTCCGCCCCGCCGGCCAACATAACATCGGCATCGTTATACGCGATAATGCGCGCAGCGTGGCCGATGTTATGCACACCAGAAGTACATGCGGTGGCGATGGAAATGGTAGGTCCACGCAGGCCGAACATGATGCTCAGGTGCCCAGCGACCATATTGACAATAGTGGACGGCACAAAGAACGGACTGATTTTACGCGGTCCACCATGCACCAGCGCGCTATGGTTTTCCTCGATCAGCCCCAGACCACCAATACCCGACCCGATAGCGGCTCCGATACGACTCGCATTGGCTTCCGTCACCTCAAGGCCTGAATCCTGCATGGCCTGAATGCCGGCTACAACCCCGTATTGAATAAAGGCATCCATCTTGCGCGCTTCTTTGCGCGGGATGAAATCTTCACTGTTAAAGTCCTTTACTAAGCCAGCAAAACGCGTTGCATAGGCACTAGTATCGAAATGATCAATCAGGCTGATGCCACTCTGACCGGCAAGCAGAGCATTCCAGGTTGACGCTACTGTATTGCCGACAGGAGATAACATGCCCAGACCAGTCACAACTACTCGACGCTTAGACACGCTGATCCTCCAGGGAGGGAATAAAAAAATGAGACTGAGGTAGAAGAAAACTTAGGCGGTCGAGCGACCGCCTAGATATGTTCGATTACTGCTGGTTAGCCTGAATAAAATCGATGGCTGCCTGAACAGTCGTGATTTTCTCAGCTTCTTCGTCTGGGATCTCGGTATCGAATTCTTCTTCCAATGCCATTACCAGCTCAACAGTGTCAAGAGAATCAGCGCCCAGGTCATCAACGAAAGAGGCATTGTTCACGACTTCTTCCGGCTTAACGCCCAGCTGTTCAACGATGATTTTCTTAACGCGTTCTTCGATAGTGCTCATACTCTTAAATTTCCTATCAAAACTCGCTTTCGCGATGGTTTTCGTAGTGTATAAAATGTTGAAAAAGATGCAACAAAATCAAGACTGGTCGAACCAAGATTTTGTGCTTTTTGCAGTTTTCGCTGCAAATTAACGCAAATTACGGTGTTGCTTATCAGATCATATACATGCCACCATTGACATGCAATGTTTCGCCAGTAATGTAACCCGCCTCATCAGAGGCTAAAAACGCTACAGCGCTGGCGATTTCTTTCGCATCACCCAGACGGTTGGCAGGAACATTCGCCAAAATGCCCACACGCTGTTCTTCTGTCAATGCCCGCGTCATATCAGTTTCGATAAAACCCGGCGCCACCACGTTAACGGTGATGCCGCGAGACGCGACTTCCTGCGCCAGCGATTTGCTAAAACCAACCAGACCAGCCTTGGCGGCGGCATAGTTGGCCTGACCGGCGTTACCGCGGGAACCGATGACAGACCCTACGGTGATGATGCGGCCAAAACGTTTTTTCATCATGGCGCGCAGCACCGCCTTAGACAGCCGAAAAACGGAGCTCAGGTTGGTATCCAGCACTTCCTGCCAGGCTTCGTCTTTCATACGCAGCATCAGATCATCACGCGTAATACCGGCGTTATTCACCAAAATATCAATATCGCCAAACGCTTCTTTGATGCTGGCTAAAACGCTTTCAATCGAGGCGCTATCCGTAACATTCAACGCGTAGCCTTTGCCTTTCGGCCCCAGCCACTCGCTGATATCCGCTGCCCCTTTGTCACTGGTGGCGGTACCGATTACGGTGGCGCCGCGGGCAGCCAGCATCTCGGCAATCGCCCGGCCGATGCCACGACTTGCGCCC is a window of Dickeya solani IPO 2222 DNA encoding:
- a CDS encoding metal-dependent hydrolase, which codes for MLLVDSHCHLDGLDYQSLHKDVSDVLSKAREREVGFFLAVATTLPGFRAMTELIGERDNVAFSCGVHPLSQEEPYDFAELRTLAALPSVVALGETGLDYYYQQDTIPQQQASFREHIRVGRALNKPVIVHTRSAREDTLAILREEKADECGGVLHCFTEDRETAEKLLDLGFYISFSGIVTFRNADALRDVARYVPLDRLLIETDSPWLAPVPYRGKENQPAYVRDVAEYLAVLKNVSLEQLASTTTENFARLFHIDAARLTVA
- the holB gene encoding DNA polymerase III subunit delta'; this translates as MEWYPWLNAPYRQLLASHQAERGHHALLLHAIDGMGDASLVYAFSRWLLCRQPDGAKSCGRCHSCELMSAGTHPDWHTLSPEKGKHSLGVDAVRDVLEPVYQRSRQGGAKVVWLPQAESLTEAAANALLKTLEEPPAQTYFLLGCREPGRLLATLRSRCLHWYLDVPAEPQGMQWLRGRGHHDGLALQTALRLAAGAPLVAEALLQPDNWKARQAVCQQLGQSLQSGDALALLPVFNHDDADRRIHWVSTLFLDALKWRHQAADQRTNQDQAALVAQLASQLGDARLHYGLRRWLHCRHQLLSVTGVNRELLLTELLLAWESLLSSPTLPVSSSFS
- the tmk gene encoding dTMP kinase, with protein sequence MNSKFIVIEGLEGAGKTSAHAVVVETLRTFGIDDIVFTREPGGTPLAETLRELIKQGVANETLTDKAELLMLYAARVQLVENVIRPALARGAWVVGDRHDLSSQAYQGGGRGIDEQLMTSLRDTVLGDFRPDLTLYLDIPPELGLKRARQRGALDRIEQESLAFFERTRARYQQLAAADASIVTIDASRDLEQVNADIRQALSDWLQQLNERGE
- the mltG gene encoding endolytic transglycosylase MltG — its product is MKRIKRGLGIIVLLAIVAWGLWKQIQHFADSPLAIKQETIFTLPSGTNREGLKELLVEQQIIGASGWFPWLLHLEPELAAFKAGTYRLMPAMTVRDMLVLLASGKEAQFSLRFVEGSRLKDWQETLKSAPYLKHSLDDKTPQEIAEAMGLKDKANPEGWFYPDTYLHTAGMSDRSILQRAQQRMTKMLNDVWQGRDEGLPYKTPDDLLVMASLIEKETAINEERPLVASVFINRLRVGMRLQTDPTVIYGMGDSYNGVITRSALEAPTPYNTYVISGLPPTPIAMPGKASLEAAAHPAKTGYLYFVADGKGGHKFTTNLNDHNRAVQAYRSAQAAAGKEKNEQ
- the pabC gene encoding aminodeoxychorismate lyase; the protein is MWWIDGKAEQCLPVSDRSVQFGDGCFTTARVVNGRIVWLERHIRRLQQAAEKLLLPDPDWQQLSDEMQQAAGGRIDGVVKAIISRGNGGRGYSPAGCHKPVRIVMQAAYPQHYVNWRQDGIRLALSPVSLAQSAWLAGIKHLNRLEQVFIRMHLEQSGADEALVLDTSGALVECCAANLFWRKGTRVFTPDVSLAGVDGVARRHIMALLSASAYELHVVTEPLETLADADEVLVCNALMPVIPVNQAHIWCYRSRELYDFLSPNCES
- the fabF gene encoding beta-ketoacyl-ACP synthase II; translated protein: MSKRRVVVTGLGMLSPVGNTVASTWNALLAGQSGISLIDHFDTSAYATRFAGLVKDFNSEDFIPRKEARKMDAFIQYGVVAGIQAMQDSGLEVTEANASRIGAAIGSGIGGLGLIEENHSALVHGGPRKISPFFVPSTIVNMVAGHLSIMFGLRGPTISIATACTSGVHNIGHAARIIAYNDADVMLAGGAEKASTPLGVGGFGAARALSTRNDNPQAASRPWDKDRDGFVLGDGAGILVLEEYEHAKKRGAKIYAEIVGFGMSSDAYHMTSPPESGAGAALAMENALRDAGITTEQVGYINAHGTSTAAGDKAEAQAVKSVFGADTRVLVSSTKSMIGHLLGAAGAVESIFCLLALRDKAVPPTINLDNPDEGCDLDFVAHEARQVTNMEYTLCNSFGFGGTNGSLVFRKV
- the acpP gene encoding acyl carrier protein, whose amino-acid sequence is MSTIEERVKKIIVEQLGVKPEEVVNNASFVDDLGADSLDTVELVMALEEEFDTEIPDEEAEKITTVQAAIDFIQANQQ
- the fabG gene encoding 3-oxoacyl-ACP reductase FabG, whose protein sequence is MNFEGKIALVTGASRGIGRAIAEMLAARGATVIGTATSDKGAADISEWLGPKGKGYALNVTDSASIESVLASIKEAFGDIDILVNNAGITRDDLMLRMKDEAWQEVLDTNLSSVFRLSKAVLRAMMKKRFGRIITVGSVIGSRGNAGQANYAAAKAGLVGFSKSLAQEVASRGITVNVVAPGFIETDMTRALTEEQRVGILANVPANRLGDAKEIASAVAFLASDEAGYITGETLHVNGGMYMI